In Halorussus limi, a genomic segment contains:
- a CDS encoding LEA type 2 family protein, producing the protein MSIVGGTLGKVAAILAAGLVVSAAGVGAAVSTGALSLQSPTVESIDNQWGEISEERTGIRTNVVVNNPNGVGIPGVVGVSYDVSMNDVTVAEGSSGGVSLSPGRNEMTLRTHIDNDKIPAWWASHINNGEKTTVSVEPSVEAAFLSKGLPAQNRTFETDILSSFESESGQSVEVNGRTVLAVEETSASWGTATENETPLRFSGTVRNPNGAPIEFSKIGYEVSMNDVTVAEGTTGEPVKIAANSTDTVRINATLDNRKLDEWWVSHLRNDETTRLNVSVFAVSETDSGTQRVPLPFLSERVVFETDILAGGQATTRAVDSEKGFGFEPPRIGSVERDWSTTASGTQFSTRVVVENPNPADSALGQVGLDANYRVALNDVTLVEDGTQTTLGPGETELEFSGDVSDRTIKKWWVSHVENGERTKLTTAGGATADLGFAKLPVPLPGQNRTFETDMLAGFSQTDQTVAVRGRTVARLHDMNSSWGDATTERSPMKISGDVTNERSRPLTVKTFGYRVTANDVVLADNETHVGTTIPGKATRRIETTGYLDNDEIPEWWVSHLDRGERTELSVSYYVVVEYRGQEFTVELDDMSYTDTIETNAFGDA; encoded by the coding sequence GTGAGCATCGTGGGCGGTACGCTCGGCAAGGTCGCGGCCATCCTCGCGGCGGGACTCGTCGTCTCGGCCGCGGGGGTGGGCGCGGCCGTCTCGACGGGGGCCCTCAGCCTCCAGTCGCCGACGGTCGAATCGATAGACAACCAGTGGGGCGAAATCTCCGAGGAGCGCACGGGCATCCGGACGAACGTCGTCGTGAACAACCCGAACGGGGTCGGCATCCCCGGCGTCGTCGGCGTCTCGTACGACGTGTCGATGAACGACGTGACGGTCGCCGAGGGGTCGAGCGGCGGCGTCTCGCTGTCGCCGGGCCGCAACGAGATGACGCTCCGGACCCACATCGACAACGACAAGATTCCGGCGTGGTGGGCGAGCCACATCAACAACGGCGAGAAGACGACCGTCTCGGTCGAACCGTCGGTCGAGGCGGCGTTCCTCTCGAAGGGCCTGCCCGCCCAGAACCGGACATTCGAGACCGACATACTCTCGTCGTTCGAGAGCGAGTCGGGCCAGTCGGTCGAGGTGAACGGTCGAACCGTCCTCGCGGTCGAGGAGACCAGCGCCTCGTGGGGGACCGCCACCGAGAACGAGACGCCGCTCCGGTTCTCCGGGACGGTCCGGAACCCCAACGGCGCGCCGATAGAGTTCTCCAAAATCGGCTACGAGGTGTCGATGAACGACGTGACGGTCGCCGAGGGGACGACGGGTGAACCGGTCAAAATCGCGGCGAACTCGACCGACACCGTCCGCATCAACGCAACGCTCGACAATCGGAAGTTGGACGAGTGGTGGGTCAGCCACCTCCGGAACGACGAGACGACGAGGCTGAACGTGTCGGTGTTCGCGGTCTCCGAGACCGACTCGGGCACCCAACGCGTTCCGCTCCCGTTCCTGAGTGAACGAGTCGTCTTCGAGACCGACATCCTCGCGGGCGGGCAGGCGACGACCCGGGCCGTCGACTCCGAGAAGGGATTCGGCTTCGAACCGCCGCGAATCGGGTCGGTCGAGCGCGACTGGTCGACGACCGCCTCGGGGACCCAGTTCTCGACGCGCGTCGTCGTGGAGAACCCCAACCCCGCCGACTCCGCGCTCGGCCAAGTGGGACTCGACGCGAACTACCGGGTCGCGCTCAACGACGTGACGCTGGTCGAGGACGGCACTCAGACCACGCTCGGACCGGGCGAGACCGAACTCGAATTCTCGGGCGACGTGAGCGACCGGACCATCAAGAAGTGGTGGGTCAGCCACGTCGAGAACGGCGAGCGGACGAAACTCACGACCGCGGGCGGCGCGACCGCCGACCTCGGATTCGCTAAGCTTCCGGTGCCGCTCCCCGGCCAGAACCGGACGTTCGAGACCGACATGCTCGCCGGGTTCTCGCAGACCGACCAGACCGTCGCGGTCCGCGGGCGAACGGTCGCCCGACTCCACGACATGAACTCGTCGTGGGGCGACGCGACCACGGAGCGGTCGCCGATGAAAATCTCCGGCGACGTGACCAACGAGCGGAGTCGGCCGCTGACGGTGAAGACGTTCGGCTACCGCGTGACGGCGAACGACGTGGTGCTGGCCGACAACGAGACGCACGTCGGCACGACGATTCCGGGGAAGGCGACCCGGCGCATCGAGACGACGGGCTACCTCGACAACGACGAGATTCCCGAATGGTGGGTCAGCCACCTCGACCGGGGCGAGAGGACCGAACTGTCGGTGTCGTACTACGTCGTGGTCGAGTACCGCGGCCAGGAGTTCACGGTCGAACTCGACGACATGAGCTACACCGACACCATCGAGACGAACGCCTTCGGCGACGCGTAG
- a CDS encoding DUF7384 family protein: MPETPETNPARIVADADVLAADLLVGGAAREAMDAVRGHSWVELVASDHLLDDAEAVVRDLADDDLAAAWRERVEDLRIEVEHPPDDHPALASAYRGQAAHVLSYDEGLRSAEAGATFGSRLNVSVKTPEGFAALFDAESLYEAVVGGDYPGPDRDAR; this comes from the coding sequence ATGCCTGAGACGCCCGAGACGAACCCCGCCCGCATCGTCGCGGACGCCGACGTGCTGGCCGCTGACCTGCTGGTCGGCGGGGCCGCGCGCGAGGCGATGGACGCCGTCCGGGGCCACTCGTGGGTCGAACTCGTCGCCAGCGACCACCTGCTCGACGACGCCGAGGCGGTGGTCCGGGACCTCGCGGACGACGACCTCGCGGCGGCGTGGCGCGAGCGAGTCGAGGACCTGCGCATCGAAGTCGAGCATCCTCCTGACGACCACCCGGCGCTGGCGAGCGCGTATCGGGGGCAGGCCGCCCACGTCCTGAGTTACGACGAGGGACTCCGGAGCGCGGAGGCCGGCGCGACGTTCGGGTCGCGACTGAACGTGAGCGTCAAGACGCCCGAGGGGTTCGCCGCGCTGTTCGACGCCGAATCGCTCTACGAGGCCGTGGTGGGCGGCGATTATCCCGGTCCCGACCGGGACGCACGCTAG
- a CDS encoding DUF5787 family protein has protein sequence MREYPFELALCAHLEANEEAVVARQIGGGVRAPSNRVLDVVCVEPGPEMDARAALTPARIPDAAIESGVGVGRARDPAAAIDARPERARKTAERAVEIGFFERAVGGGVRRVARYPDEWFGRLVAIENKPDLGDPGDLRLQLRKDVSLALADEVVLATESYVTGAHLNRIPEEVGVWRFDPESGDREVVREATPLDADEWGVELLDERPLRTDVATVPADEKARQRRRMAERAYGKGWRPDEFPACAEAEAVAREGSESLPFCGWKGRLVNPARCGPDCPGHDPADAPDADADEARDGRTPWVAEPEGKVRRQAGLDRFG, from the coding sequence GTGCGAGAGTACCCCTTCGAGTTGGCGCTGTGCGCGCACCTCGAAGCCAACGAGGAGGCCGTCGTCGCCCGGCAGATAGGCGGCGGCGTCCGCGCGCCGTCGAACCGCGTCCTCGACGTGGTGTGCGTCGAACCCGGTCCGGAGATGGACGCGCGGGCCGCGCTGACGCCCGCGAGGATTCCCGACGCCGCCATCGAGAGCGGCGTGGGCGTCGGGCGAGCGCGCGACCCCGCGGCGGCCATCGACGCCCGGCCCGAGCGCGCCCGAAAAACCGCCGAGCGTGCGGTCGAAATCGGCTTCTTCGAGCGCGCGGTCGGCGGCGGCGTCAGGCGGGTCGCGCGCTACCCCGACGAGTGGTTCGGACGACTGGTCGCGATAGAGAACAAACCCGACCTCGGCGACCCCGGCGACCTCCGACTCCAACTCCGGAAGGACGTGAGCCTCGCGCTCGCCGACGAAGTCGTCCTCGCCACCGAGAGCTACGTGACCGGCGCACACCTCAACCGCATCCCCGAGGAGGTCGGCGTCTGGCGCTTCGACCCCGAGTCGGGCGACCGGGAGGTAGTCCGGGAGGCGACCCCGCTGGACGCCGACGAGTGGGGCGTCGAACTCCTCGACGAGCGTCCGCTCCGGACCGACGTGGCGACGGTCCCGGCCGACGAGAAGGCCCGCCAGCGCAGGCGGATGGCCGAGCGCGCCTACGGCAAGGGGTGGCGGCCCGACGAGTTCCCGGCCTGCGCCGAGGCGGAGGCGGTCGCCCGCGAGGGGAGCGAGAGCCTGCCCTTCTGTGGCTGGAAGGGGAGACTCGTCAACCCCGCCCGCTGCGGGCCCGACTGTCCGGGCCACGACCCCGCGGACGCTCCCGACGCGGACGCCGACGAGGCGCGCGACGGTCGGACGCCGTGGGTCGCGGAACCCGAGGGCAAAGTGAGGCGACAGGCGGGACTCGACAGGTTCGGGTGA